A window of Panicum virgatum strain AP13 chromosome 8K, P.virgatum_v5, whole genome shotgun sequence contains these coding sequences:
- the LOC120645242 gene encoding uncharacterized protein LOC120645242 isoform X1 has translation MASAAILRSAARSLRLLQPLEQSGCLLGRRAIVGDLSPSTRLLSSSVPTERSRSTIEQKSLTNKKTEDIYQRISTKFDKISAGLDEQSRLLKQIEVQMEENNKRRGAIDLTPWVVSIPVSFLLVALYNYVQS, from the exons atggcgtcggcggcgattctccgctccgccgcccgctcgctgcGCCTCCTGCAGCCCCTGGAGCAGTCGGGGTGCCTGCTGGGACGGCGCGCCATCGTTGGGGACCTGAGCCCCAGCACGCGCCTGCTCAGCAGCTCCGTGCCCACCGAG CGTTCAAGGAGCACCATCGAACAGAAAAGTCTCACCAACAAGAAGACAGAAGACATTTACCAACGAATATCAACAAAGTTCGATAAAATTTCAGCTGGCTTGGACGAACAATCTCGTTTGCTTAAACAAATCGAGGTTCAGATGGAAGAAAATAATAA GCGTCGCGGAGCGATAGACCTTACACCATGGGTTGTGTCTATACCTGTCTCGTTCCTTCTGGTTGCCCTTTATAATTATGTACAGAGCTGA
- the LOC120645242 gene encoding uncharacterized protein LOC120645242 isoform X2, whose protein sequence is MASAAILRSAARSLRLLQPLEQSGCLLGRRAIVGDLSPSTRLLSSSVPTERSRSTIEQKSLTNKKTEDIYQRISTKFDKISAGLDEQSRLLKQIEASRSDRPYTMGCVYTCLVPSGCPL, encoded by the exons atggcgtcggcggcgattctccgctccgccgcccgctcgctgcGCCTCCTGCAGCCCCTGGAGCAGTCGGGGTGCCTGCTGGGACGGCGCGCCATCGTTGGGGACCTGAGCCCCAGCACGCGCCTGCTCAGCAGCTCCGTGCCCACCGAG CGTTCAAGGAGCACCATCGAACAGAAAAGTCTCACCAACAAGAAGACAGAAGACATTTACCAACGAATATCAACAAAGTTCGATAAAATTTCAGCTGGCTTGGACGAACAATCTCGTTTGCTTAAACAAATCGAG GCGTCGCGGAGCGATAGACCTTACACCATGGGTTGTGTCTATACCTGTCTCGTTCCTTCTGGTTGCCCTTTATAA